TTGACTACAACGCAACGGTGCTGAAAGACAAGCTGGCGATCCGCGTCGCCGCCCTCTACCACGACAAAGGCATCCAACAAGAACCGGCTTTCGACCGGACCCGCCGCCAATATGCCACGGTGACCTACGAGCCTTGGAAGGGGACAACGATCCGCGCCAGCTACGAGCACTACGACAACGAAGCGCAACGCGCTGCCTCCATCACCGCGATGGATCTGGTGACTCCCTGGATCGAAGCGGGTCGCCCCGCCTGGAACCCCACCACGCTAACCGCAACTTACGACAACGGTCGCACCGAGACCGTGACGAACAACTACGCCTTCTCGACCTGGACGCGTTACCCGGAGCTCTACAAGGACCAGATGCCCGGTCTGGCCCCCGACCCGAACATGACCAATGCCATTACCCTGGTCGACCGCGGGCAGGTAATTGGGCGGTGGCAGGGGCAGCTGGGCACGCGCCGCGACTTGAATCTGGACAGCGAGCCCGGCGGAAAGATCCGCTACTACTTCCCCGGCGTTACCGGCCCAAATCAGCCCGAGCGTCTCTTCACCTCCGACGGCCCGTATGAACAAAAGTCGGGCGAATTCCCCGGCTACATCACCCCGGGTGTTAGCGACAAGTCGATCTACGACTACGAAGAGCTGAATCTGGCAGCCGCCAATTTCTTCGACAGCGAAGGGCACGTCTATGAGTTCTCGCTGGAGCAAAAGATCCTCGACAATCTGTTCGTTGAGCTGGGCTACCACCGGGAGCAACTCGACCACAATTACATCAACGACTTGTCGTCCGGTAACATGAAGCTGCGGGTGGACGTGAACACCCACAACCTCGACGGCACCGTGAACGAGAACTTTGGCCGCCCCTTCATGGACGGGGGCTATGAGCCGCGCTACTACATGCGCGACCAGGAATCCGACACCTGGCGTGGAACGGTGGCCTGGAATCTCGATTTTACCGAGAACGACAATAGCCTAATCTCCTGGCTCGGCCGCCACAACATCATGGGGCTCGCCCAATTCAACGAGACCTCTCAAGAACAGATTGCCTTCACCCCACGGGTCATCACCAAGAACCCGTACTGGATGGACATCAACGCGGACGGAACCTACAAGGAACTGGCCTCGCAGCCCAACCCGGTCAAAAACCGGCCCGTGCGCTACTACATGGGCGACAACAGCACCAACGTGCTCTATGGCTCGGGCCAATCCATCCAATACGGCTACTTCCCCAGCTGGGGAGACTATTACGGCCCAGTTATGCCGAGCGCCCCGCTGCGCCATTTCGTCTGGGACATCAACAGCCCGACGAAGCGTGCGGCGGACCCCTCCTACCCCGTTTCCGGTGGCCGCCCGGTGGGCGCCTGGGAGACCAATGAAGCGGACTGGGCCTTCGCGCTGACGGACAACGCCAGCCATGAGCAGCAGAAGCTGACTTCCTATGCGACCGCCGTCCAGAGCTTCTTCTGGGAAGACCGCATCGTCACCACCTTGGGTTGGCGCTACGACAAGCTGGAGTCTCGCCAGGCCAAGAACCCCGGCAACTCGATCCGCATGGATGAATCGAACGGCTACGCCTACGATGATCCGCTCTGGGGTGCGCGCGACGCCTACATGCTCCTAGACAATTTCCCGGATGACTGGACGGAAGCAGACGGCACCACCACCACCAAGGGCGTCGTCGTTCACCCGTTCCTGCGCCAGAAGTGGGCCCCGACCTGGCTGGAAGGCTTCAGCGTCTTCTACAACGAGTCCGATTCGTTTGAGCCCGCCCAAGTGGAATACAACCTGTATGGCGAAATCCTGCCCGACCCGAACGGCGAAGGCCAGGACTATGGTTTCACCATGGCGCTGCTCGACAACAAGCTGCACGTAAAGGTGAACTGGTATGAGCAGACTGCCTACAATGCTCGCCATGGAGGCGACACCACCACGATGACCCAGCGCCTCCAGCGGATGGAGAACGAAAGCAACTGGGGCGTGATGGACTTTTGGGAATGGAACATCGAGCTGCGCGACGGCCTGCCCTTCGGCACGCTCGACTTCTTCGACCCGGCCAACGTTGCCACCCAAGATTATGTTGACGAGCTCTATGAGCTAGCGCGCTATCCGGTAGAGCCCCCTGTGCCGCTGCGCGATACCACGCAGCGCTTCAATGACGTGCGCAACGTCAAGTCGAAGGGCACGGAGTTCACCATCGACTACAACCCGACCAGCAACCTCAACATCAAGATCGCCGCCTCCAAGCAGGAGAGCATCATCGAGGGTGCCGCGCCCGCCACTGCCGAATGGGCCGCCCAGCGTTACACTGTCTGGACGACGATGAACAACTACGATGAGTTCGCGCAGTCTCATGGTTTTGGCAACAATCCGCCCGTCGACTGGTGGAACGGCGTGAACCCCGAGAATGGCGAACTCGCCAGCAGCGATCCTGAGTATCCCTTTACGGCCGGTGACCCAGGCCTTGATCCGCGCAAGCCGGGTCAGGACATCCGCTGGCAGGGTCGC
The window above is part of the Verrucomicrobiota bacterium JB022 genome. Proteins encoded here:
- a CDS encoding TonB-dependent receptor plug domain-containing protein, giving the protein MSNCNVAPLKWRHLSLLSALILVGPGALLAQQTSPRDDEQVFELSPFEVQASEDDVGYYASSTLAGTRMNSQLKDLASAITVVTAQQLQDTAATDLNDVFLYEASTEGTHTYTSFSTDRSGAVTDNTQQSPTSSNRMRGLGSVDIARNYYVGIREIPLDSYNVEALTIQRGPNSVLYGLGSPSGLVNSTPSRANIGGNKGKVEFRLGSWGDVRTSFDYNATVLKDKLAIRVAALYHDKGIQQEPAFDRTRRQYATVTYEPWKGTTIRASYEHYDNEAQRAASITAMDLVTPWIEAGRPAWNPTTLTATYDNGRTETVTNNYAFSTWTRYPELYKDQMPGLAPDPNMTNAITLVDRGQVIGRWQGQLGTRRDLNLDSEPGGKIRYYFPGVTGPNQPERLFTSDGPYEQKSGEFPGYITPGVSDKSIYDYEELNLAAANFFDSEGHVYEFSLEQKILDNLFVELGYHREQLDHNYINDLSSGNMKLRVDVNTHNLDGTVNENFGRPFMDGGYEPRYYMRDQESDTWRGTVAWNLDFTENDNSLISWLGRHNIMGLAQFNETSQEQIAFTPRVITKNPYWMDINADGTYKELASQPNPVKNRPVRYYMGDNSTNVLYGSGQSIQYGYFPSWGDYYGPVMPSAPLRHFVWDINSPTKRAADPSYPVSGGRPVGAWETNEADWAFALTDNASHEQQKLTSYATAVQSFFWEDRIVTTLGWRYDKLESRQAKNPGNSIRMDESNGYAYDDPLWGARDAYMLLDNFPDDWTEADGTTTTKGVVVHPFLRQKWAPTWLEGFSVFYNESDSFEPAQVEYNLYGEILPDPNGEGQDYGFTMALLDNKLHVKVNWYEQTAYNARHGGDTTTMTQRLQRMENESNWGVMDFWEWNIELRDGLPFGTLDFFDPANVATQDYVDELYELARYPVEPPVPLRDTTQRFNDVRNVKSKGTEFTIDYNPTSNLNIKIAASKQESIIEGAAPATAEWAAQRYTVWTTMNNYDEFAQSHGFGNNPPVDWWNGVNPENGELASSDPEYPFTAGDPGLDPRKPGQDIRWQGRPAGPEITNVWIANGLNLLKELDGKPTPQYPEWRASILATYRFTEGPLQGFMIGGSARWEDKKVVGWAGELVNGELKYDVNRPFHQDADITFDMWAAYRFNIGEDLRMKVQLNVRDVFESGGLEAIRYNPNGSVSTYRIVSPRTYYISTSLEF